Genomic window (Dyadobacter fanqingshengii):
ATGCGCTCATGCTGCGTGAGCGACAAGCCGTATAAATTATTCAATGTATTAAACAAAAAATGCGGACTCAGCTGTGATTGGAGCAAATGGAGCTCACTTTTGTTGTGCTCCGCCGCCGCCCGCGCCTCTTTTAACTGGTTTTGCGTAACACTACGCGCCAGCTTAATGAGCATTCCCAATGCTAAGCCACTCAGCAAAAAAGGGACCCAGTATAAAAGCAAATTCAGCGGGCCGTAGTCTTCGTTGAGATATTCGGCGTGCACAAACAGGAATACGATACTGCCAAATGTGATAACAGAGAGCGTAATAAGCACTTCGTTGGAGATCGTTTTGTATTTCGAAGCCCACAATTGCCCGAAATGCCTGCCCATGAAGATGCAAATAATAAGGCAAGCCGTTGCCGCAGCCGCCACAGCTTCATCATTATTTGTCCCGACTGCATTTGCAAAAGCATCAGCAGCCAGCCAAATAGGCCCAGCCGCGATCGCCGCCAACAAATAGTAAATGTTAGTGCGCACAAATTGCACAAGTTGATGTTCAGCTAACTGCTTCATGGCTCACTCCGTTTTTTATCCATTTTATGTGCCGCAAATGTGCTTAACCGCTTCAATTTAAAGAACTATTCGGGTCATACACTGCCTGGCTCGTGACGAAATGCCCGTTCGTTTGGTCGAATTGGTTTGACCTGTCAAAAATGGGTTCTATCAGTAAAAAGTGCTTGTCCGACAAGCGTGTTTCCGTCCGGTTTATGCTTCGCCAATATTTGACCCATTCAAATTGATTTAGCCATAAAACCAGAAAAGATGAAAACGTCCAGCTTGCTCTTGTTTATCACATTGCTTACAATGCCTGCAATGGCCCAAACGCCTGCAACCCAAAACCCGCCAGCCGAAAAAGCGCCGGAAAAGGCCAAAGATATCAATTTGAATGAGGTGATCATTACGAAAAAGAAGCCGCTGATTGTCCAGGAAATTGATAAAACCGTTGTCAATGTAGAATCAATGATCAGCGCGGCCGCCAGCAATACTTTGGAAGTTTTGGAAAAAACGCCGGGCATTTCCATCAACAGCAACGGTGAGATCAGCCTCAATGGCCGTAGCGGTGTGTTGGTGCTGATCGACGGGAAAAACACTTACTTATCCGGGCAGGATCTTGCGGCTTATCTGAAATCTTTACCGGGGGGCAACCTGGACAAGATCGAGCTTATTGACAATCCATCTGCGAAGTACGACGCGTCGGGCAATGCAATCATTAATATCAGGCTGAAAAAGAACAGGATAGGAGGACTTACAGGCAGCGTTTCCCTGGGTGCTTCGCTTGGCAGATACGCCCGGAACAATGATGCGGTTAACTTAAATTACAATCACAAAAAACTGAACCTGTTTGCAAACCTGGGCTATAATGAAGAGAAAAATTATCGCGAAGACCATTTCGACAGACGCTTTTTCAGTGAAGGCGGCGCATTGATCTCGACGGTTGATCTGCAAAATAATTTAGTTTACAAAGACCGGGGTTTCAACGCCAATATCGGGATGGATTATGCGGCAACCGCAAAGACGGTGTACGGTTTCATCTTCAATGTAAATAAGGGAAGGAGAAATGGTGTGTTTAATTATGAAAGCAATGATTTTGATGCAAAAAATAG
Coding sequences:
- a CDS encoding sensor histidine kinase, producing the protein MKQLAEHQLVQFVRTNIYYLLAAIAAGPIWLAADAFANAVGTNNDEAVAAAATACLIICIFMGRHFGQLWASKYKTISNEVLITLSVITFGSIVFLFVHAEYLNEDYGPLNLLLYWVPFLLSGLALGMLIKLARSVTQNQLKEARAAAEHNKSELHLLQSQLSPHFLFNTLNNLYGLSLTQHERIPPLLLKLSDLLRYSVYEANEVFVPLKDELIYIHNYIEFEKIRIGDRLVLTTNFEEITSSDMKIAPMLLIVFIENAFKHSKNTADEKIYISIELKTWEDLILFSIRNSHDKREKKISVVEKHSGFGLASVNKRLELLYPHEHELAIKNEETVYQVVLRLKTR